The window ACCAGCAGAGGTTCCTGAGTGGTCTTTTTACTGGTGACCAGCCTTTCGGAGAGTGGTGGCGAGCCATTCGAGACCCTCGTACAGACCATCTCCGGATGTGGCACAAGTCGACTGGATGTACTGTTGTGGGAAAGCATGTTAGCGGACATTCGATGGCTGCTATTCCTTTgctaaaacaaaaaaacttACCCAGGCTCGTTGTCTCAGGCTGTGGAGACCGAGCTTATCAGTGATCTCGGCAGCGTTCATGGCGTTCTAGGGAAGATTCAGCGTCAGCATTCTTCATTTCTACAATAATATTAGTCGACGGAGGCAAATTAACGTACGGGCAGATCCTGCTTGTTGGCAAAGACCAGCAGGATGGCATCTCGCAGCTCATCCTCGTTCAGCATGCGCTGAAGTTCCTCTCGGGCCTCGACGATACGATCTCGATCGTTGCtgtcgacgacgaagatgatacCCTGGGTGTTCTGGAAGTAGTGTCTCCACAGGGGACGGATCTTGTCCTGACCACCGACATCCCACACGGTGAACTGGATGTTCTTGTACTCAACGGTCTCGACGTTGAAGCCTAATCAGTGGAGCGTTAGAAGAGACACTAGGGAGCGACATCGCTGTAGGCGCGAGGGAACAGGGGAGGAAGTTATGTACCAATAGTAGGGATGGTGGTGACGATTTCACCAAGCTTCAGCTTGTACAGAATAGTGGTTTTACCGGCGGCATCGAGACCGACCATGAGAAttctcatctccttcttcccccaCAGCTTGTCGAAAATCTTAGAAAAGGCGAGACCCATGACTGCGACTGGCGGCGACGCGGCCTAACAAACGTCGAATATgcgaaatagaagaaaagtgTCCTATTTGATGCTACGCGTAAGCAAACAAGGCCGAGCAGATGATGAAagcggtttttttttttcctggtgGTGCAAAAGCGTGTGTAGATCGAACAACGGTGGCGTTGGATCAGAAGAtttgggggggaggggagaagCAGGTGCAGCGCCGCAATTgcagccaaagaaaagaatctCGAAGAAGCCTTTTTATCTCAAGAGCCGATTCGCGTGCTTATCCAGATGCTTGAGGACACGTTATCCTGTGAACCGGATGATGCTCGTGATGGGCTGCTGGATGAGCAACGCAGGCTGCCgcatttttgcttttcgcTGAGCTGTCTTCTCCGACTAGCGCCTTACTCCCCCCCTTGCGGAGGACAAGAGACCAGGTTGaacgtaaaaaaaaaaaaataaaagataatcaCAATCCAGGCACGCGGGCGCGCAGAGCCGGGCAGGGGAAAGGCAGTGCTCCAGAAACTAGAAACAAACACAAAACTCACCTAGACGAGATCGCGCTGGGGGCTCACGAAAGAGGACGACGAAGCGAAAGAAGAACGGCCGTTGTCTTGTCGGTGAGACTGCTAGAGAGTCGGAGGGGTTTGAGAGGAAGGGAACTTGGCCACGCTGGAGCGAGTTTTGGGGGGGAAACGGGCCTAAGGGACTCCGGCCTTTAGCAGCACGTTAGCAGCAGGGAGAGGGGCAAAGGGGCGCTGGCTGGCCGCTGGTCTGCCTCGCGGTGGCGGGCGAGTACCGACGAGTACCTCCTGGCCTTTACTGTGCCTCGCCCACGGGCGTTGTAGAGGGTACCGCCCACGCGCTGCTGGCCAGATTCGCCGCTACCACGCCTGCGCCGCGCTGTGCCTTATCGCTGCCCGGCGGTACTCGCGCGGTACCTGCCCCAGAGTGCGCAAACACGCGGCTCCACCGCCCCGGCCCACTATTCGTCATCTCTCGCCCAAGTATCGTGGCTGTATCTCGATCCTCTGGTGCCCCTGAGGCCTTGTCGGTAAAACCGCGGCCCTGCTAGCCCTGTAGCTGGGACTGCCAGCAGGAGCTTTGCGTGAAGGGAAAGGCTAGCCCAGTAGGTGGCATGTTGGCCAATTCGCGACTCTCGAGCGCAAAAGGACATATCACGAGCTAGAGCTTCCAGGTCCTGTGCCTCCTTTTGATACTTCCCGTCCCCCCACGGCCAGCCAATTCGCTTCTCCCTCTTTGGACGAAAactcgaaaaaaaaaaaaaagatgctttTCCTCTCAGCTGCGAGGAGtctcctcgccgccgccatggcttTCCAGGCTGTGGTGGCGCACAACATCGTGCTGCCAGCCCGAGGCGTCGAGTGCTTCCACGAGAGCCTGCGCAAGGACGACAAGATGACCGTGACTTTCCAAGTGGGCGACCGCGAGTTTGGCAGTGCAGGCAACCTCGACATCGACTTTTGGGTATGACTCACTTTTCTCTTGCCAATCGCTCCATGTATATAGATTTGATGGGTGCCTTGTAGGCAGACAAGAATTCAAGATATACGACATGGATAGTTTATATGCAGGACTTGGTTGCTAACAGATGTACTCATCTGGACAGATCATGAACCCCACAGGCGAATACCAGATCAACGAGAGGACAGTTTCCAACGGCGATCACTCCTTCACGGCACTCTACGACGGCAAATACACCTACTGCTTCGGAAACCAGCACTGGGTTGCCAACACCAAGGAAGTCTCCTTCAACGTCCACGGTATTGTCTACGTCACCGAATCCGAGTCTAATAGCGATCCTCTGGAGACTGAAGGTACATGAATAACAGCTCTTTATAAGTACCTATTGACCAATCTGAATCGATCCAACTAACAAATGCTTTTACTTCTAGTCCGACGTCTATCCGATCTCCTCGCCCAGGTCAAGGACGAGCAGCAGTACATCATCTTCCGTGAGCGCACCCATCGCAACACTGCCGAAAGCACAAACTCCCGAGTCAAGTGGTGGAATTTGTTCGTTATTGGCATCGTCATTGGCGAGTCCCTTTTCCAGGTCTGGTGGCTGCGCCGCTTCTTCGAGGTCAAGCGAGTCGTCTAAAACCCCGTCTCTACAAAAATACAACGTATGGGTAGAGAATAAGTGATTTTTTGCGTACTCTGAACTGCATCGAAACAATGGCGAGCATGTGCGCAATAAATTGGCGTAAAATGGGGTTCAATCCAAGCATTGGGAAAATCCATATACCGGGAAGCAAGGACAATATGGCACAGAAAAAAATGATGATCAAGGACATAAATAATAATGGTGCTTATGTTCACATGATGAATTACAATGCAAAGAGGGTCTTGGCTCGCCAACTGCAagttttactatattttactaGCAATATACCACCCAATTGCCAATATTTGGCAAAACATTTGTTTTCAAAGAGATCACAATTTGctagacaaaaaaaaaccaatatGTACAG is drawn from Trichoderma asperellum chromosome 4, complete sequence and contains these coding sequences:
- a CDS encoding uncharacterized protein (TransMembrane:1 (n2-13c31/32o174-194i)~BUSCO:EOG092D3T80~SECRETED:SignalP(1-22)), encoding MLFLSAARSLLAAAMAFQAVVAHNIVLPARGVECFHESLRKDDKMTVTFQVGDREFGSAGNLDIDFWIMNPTGEYQINERTVSNGDHSFTALYDGKYTYCFGNQHWVANTKEVSFNVHGIVYVTESESNSDPLETEVRRLSDLLAQVKDEQQYIIFRERTHRNTAESTNSRVKWWNLFVIGIVIGESLFQVWWLRRFFEVKRVV